The Candidatus Zixiibacteriota bacterium nucleotide sequence TGCGCTCGAACGCTCCGAGGATACGATCGTCGTGCTGATGACCGGCTACCCGACCATGGAAAACGCCATCGAGGCCCTCAAGCACGGCGCGTACGATTACATCGTCAAGCCGTTCAAACTCGACAACCTGCTGGCGACGATTGAACGCGGTCTGCGCAAGCAGATGCTGGCGCGCGAGAATATCCACCTGAAAGAGCAACTCGCGCTCTTCAAGATCGCCGAGGCGATGGGCTCGACAATTCATCTCGGCTCGGCGCTCAACCAGGTCCTGCGTCTCACGATTAAAGAATTTAACGCCGACGGCGCTTCGATCTTGTTCTATGAACCGACCCTGCCGACGAAGTTCATCCTGCAGGCCATCCAAACCGTGCCCGACGTTGCCGTCGATCGGCCGTTCCTCGAAGGGAAGACTCGCCACTCGCAAGCGGCCGCGGAATCACGGGTAATCGAGATTGAAAATATCTACTTCGAGAACCCGGCGCTCAATGATGCCGCCAATCAGGCCCGTGTGGAGTCGCTGCTGTCATGCCCGCTGTTGGTGCGGGGGCGCGTGCTGGGCCTGCTCAATATCGCCCGCAACAGCCTCTATCGCGAATTTTCAACCGGGGAACTGCAGTGCCTGAAGGTGATCGCGTCCAAGGCGGCCTATGCCATTTCCAATTCGAAACTCTACGATGATCTGGAAAAGGCCTACTTATCGACCATCATCGCGCTGGCCAACGCCGTGGAAGCGCGCGACCGCTACACTTCCGGCCATACCGTGCGCGTCACCTATCTGGCGGAACTGATCGCCAAAGAACTGGACTGGGACGATGAGCGGATCTTCACCTTGACGATGGGCTGCTCGCTGCACGACATCGGCAAGATCGGCGTGCCCGACTCGATCCTCAACAAACCGGGCCGGCTCACCGATCAAGAGCGCGTGATCATGCAACGCCACACCGAAGTTGGTGCGCGCATGATCGAAGGCATCCCGTTCCTCAAACCGTGCCTGCCCTATATCATGTCGCATCACGAACAATGGGACGGCTCCGGCTATCCGCTCGGACTGAAGGCGGAAGAGATTCCGATCGAAGGCCGGATTCTGGCCGTTGCCGACACCTTCGATGCGATCGTCACCGATCGCCCTTATCGCCGCGGCAAGAGCATCGA carries:
- a CDS encoding response regulator, producing the protein MIHKHRVLVIDDEPVVCDVVKEMIQVHDGFRVIAESDPARALALLKSSQFDLVLTDLMMGEYSGMQMIEAALERSEDTIVVLMTGYPTMENAIEALKHGAYDYIVKPFKLDNLLATIERGLRKQMLARENIHLKEQLALFKIAEAMGSTIHLGSALNQVLRLTIKEFNADGASILFYEPTLPTKFILQAIQTVPDVAVDRPFLEGKTRHSQAAAESRVIEIENIYFENPALNDAANQARVESLLSCPLLVRGRVLGLLNIARNSLYREFSTGELQCLKVIASKAAYAISNSKLYDDLEKAYLSTIIALANAVEARDRYTSGHTVRVTYLAELIAKELDWDDERIFTLTMGCSLHDIGKIGVPDSILNKPGRLTDQERVIMQRHTEVGARMIEGIPFLKPCLPYIMSHHEQWDGSGYPLGLKAEEIPIEGRILAVADTFDAIVTDRPYRRGKSIEAAVQELKDFAGRQFDPQVVDIFIEAIHKSREKLDTIYNFVADLDQQPAASPTT